From the genome of Carassius carassius chromosome 49, fCarCar2.1, whole genome shotgun sequence:
AACCTCTTCATTTGAAGGCTGTGACGCTGAGTGCTGGAACAATGCAATACAAAGGTAAATCTTTAAAACACAAGCTTTTGCATCTTAATGCATGACTTCTGAAATGTCCTTTTGACGGTTCCCCCTAAACATTTTATGTTtccttcagttcagttcagtatgTCAACGTACATCTCGAGTGCAACACAAAAGGACGCCCAGCCTGTGTGTCTGGAAATTTCCAACAGCAACCTCTACCTTGCTTGTACCCAGTCAGACGGTTCTTCCCCCGCTCTGATCTTGAAGGTTTGTGCAGAACAAACACATTAAACTTCCCTAAAAAATGTTTTCCACATCATAAAATGaggatttaaacattttttcttATTGTTTTAGGAGGTCAAAGGCCCTCTGAACACCATTAAAGCCGGTGACCCGAATGGGAACGACAGCCTCCTCTTCTTCAGGAAAGAGACGGGCACAGCTTACAACACTTTTGAATCTGTTAAATTTCCTGGATGGTTTATTACCACGGCTTTTGATGACTGGGAGAAGACGGAAATGTACCAGATGCCAACTGAACGAATCTCAGACTTCACACTTGAGGATCAAAAACTAATCCGGACTTGATCCAGAAACACATTTTCAGAGAGTATGTACCAAGTACAGTTTATAATCTGGATTTATTCAGGGTTGAGCTGATGTACTGATGTATTGatcagttttttgttgttgttgttgtctttttctatGCTCTAAATGTGTACAGTTTGTGTTGGGATTGGTAAATTCATGTTGaacagctttatttatttttagggctcaagcccaaagggcgagagctctatatttattattattactattattattattattattttccaactTTTTGGGCCCTTAACCTGCTCAAAAACTCTTTGAATCTGCTGCCATAACGTTTGatttatattatcatttatttttaaatgagaatTGTTTTACACTGCACTGatttgtatttttgaataaacaaGATATGGATGTTACTTGGTGTTGTGTAGCTGATTAAAACAACGACTTTTTCACTGTGCTTCTTTCaaacaagagacaaaaaaaaaagattctgcaCTGAAAAGTAGTATTTTACTTAAGActatcatataaaataataacaaaataccaAAGTGCACTAACAAAAGTCAcatgaaaaaaagtcacatgtacaCAAAAAGACAAAGCTAAATCTTGTGCTTAACTCTTAACAGCATAAATCAactgcatttatacattttaatgcacTAGTTGGATACACCCAATTAACACAATTAACAGAACACTTATTCTTTGTTATAGAACGAATGGATCATTTACATTCATCTCACCCATAATTGCATGTTTTGTTAGCTGAATCGCCCCAAAAAATCGATTAAATGGCGTATTAAACATTGACAAGTTACTAAGAAACACGAGGTTGGGAAATATActgaaactttaaaaataaatataaataaaatagaataattaaTAGCTTGTATTTCAAATTTATGCTTGGTAAAATAACTtgattcattttttgttttatatatcagGTCACATTTCCCTCTGCTGTACTCTCTCTGGTCTTGATACAGATTAGAAAAATTAGAAAACTAGACATGAGCGCCTccatgtggtaaaaaaaaaacattttactgcaTACAGACAGTTCATCGAAATACATGAGAAACACAAGCCTTAGCCTAGTTTTCCTCTCGGTTCATAATGTGACAATGATCTTTAAATTCTTGATATCAGACGATTTGTAAGTCTTTTAAATAGAGTACACAAAATGTCAACATGTCATTACATGAAATAATATAGGTTACTTATTTCATATATTATGTCATATGCAGCCCTACGGCTTTACCTGTCCACAATAAAAATTAATAAGAAGCATTTCAACAATATTTTCTTttaccaagaaaaaaaataaaaaataaatgtaattggttaaatcattttaattagttgCCATGAGTTACTGattatatcattatttacagtttttaattCACACGATGAAGATATCCAACATGAAAAATACTATATGCTATGTTACTATCATATACCATCTGTAATGAACCATGGAGTACCatctaaatgaatacaaatatggAGGATGATAGTACatgaatatatatctatatataagtgTATTGTCTTCTGATACAGACAGTGGCTGTACTTTAGCAGTGACTGCTCTTTGTAAGGGAGCCACCAGATGGCATTTGCTGGGCTCTTAATAGCAAAGGTTTTTCCCAGTTGGTTGCACATGTCCCTAAACAGATACATGATTGCTGATTTAAAATCAAAGCCATGAATGATGGACACCAGTGCTGCACATTTTTCATATGGACTGCTTGACATGTGAGATTCATTACATttgattttacatttgattaaagaaatagttcaccaaaaaatacaaaatacctgaacatttattcaccctcagtttctccaagatgtagatgagtttgtttcatcatgggaacagatttggataaatgt
Proteins encoded in this window:
- the LOC132132403 gene encoding interleukin-1 beta-like translates to MPYHEYESSLDLAEAFETDSDSADSDEMDCPDSLGMRCQCDIQEDIKLEMSSHPHSMRQVVNIIIAVERLKRIKEISPGKICEDALLSFFLENVIEERMVPIYNKTNRTLQCTVCDKYKKTLVQSNELSEPLHLKAVTLSAGTMQYKVQFSMSTYISSATQKDAQPVCLEISNSNLYLACTQSDGSSPALILKEVKGPLNTIKAGDPNGNDSLLFFRKETGTAYNTFESVKFPGWFITTAFDDWEKTEMYQMPTERISDFTLEDQKLIRT